Part of the Bacillus sp. THAF10 genome is shown below.
TTGCCCAGTCAAGATCCTCTTGAGAAATCACAAGTGGTGGAGCAAAACGAATCACCGTTTCGTGCGTTTCCTTACATAGAAGCCCTTCTTCCTTGAGCTTCTCACAATAAGGTCTTGCAGCCTCGGTTAATTCTACTCCAATAAACAATCCGCGACCGCGCACTTCTTTAATGATAGGGTTATCGATGGTGCGTAATTCCCCCATCATGTATTCGCCAAGTTCATGAGAACGTTCCACAAGCTTTTCTTCTTTAATGACATCGAGAGCGGCGATTGAAACAGCACACGCTAATGGATTACCTCCAAAAGTAGAACCGTGTGAACCAGGATTAAATACACCAAGAATGTCTTTATTTGCTGCTACACAAGAAATAGGGAATACACCGCCGCCAAGAGCTTTTCCTAAAATGTACATATCAGGTTCAACATTTTCCCAGTCACATGCAAACAGTTTGCCTGAACGGCCAAGACCAGCTTGAATTTCATCTGCTACATAAAGGACATTGTTTGCTTTACATACGTCATATGCCTCACTTAAGAAGCCTTCCTCTGGAATATTAATGCCAGCCTCGCCTTGGATAGGCTCAAAAATAAAGGCAGCTGTATTTGGTGTGATTGCTCCTTTTAACGCTTCAATACTTCCATAAGGGATGACCTTTATGCCAGGTAGCATCGGTCCGAAGCCTTGTTGGTATTCCTCACTAGAAGACATAGATACAGCAGTCATGGTTCGGCCATGGAAGTTGTCCTCACACACAATGATTTCTGCTTGGTTAACAGGAACCCCTTTCACATCATAAGCCCAGCGACGAACGGTTTTTACCGCTGTTTCCACTGCTTCAGCTCCTGTGTTCATTGGTAGAACCATATCTTTTTTCGTAAGTTGGGCCATTTTTTCATACCAAGGACCAAGTTGGTCGTTATGGAATGCACGGGAAGTTAAGGTGATTTTATCTGCTTGGTCTTTTAATGCCTGAATAATTTTAGGGTGACGATGTCCTTGGTTTACGGCAGAATATGCACTAAGCATATCCATGTATTTGTTGCCTTCAGGATCCTCCACCCATACACCTTCTGCTTTTGAAATAACAATTGGGAGAGGGTGATAGTTATTTGCTCCGTATTTTTCTGTCATGCTGATAATGTCATGTGTTTTTGTAGTCATATATGAAATACCTCCATCTAGTAAATGTAATGGCTTTCACAAAGTATTATATCATTACTGATATTTTAAATCTTTTAATGACGCGATTTATTTAGTTTTTTTCTTTCACTATGGTATGATACAAGTAGTTTTTGAGATTTTTATAGGAGGAAAAGAACCATGACTCATGCGCATATTTCTACTTGGGCAGTAGCACTCATTCTGTTTGTTGTTGTTCTAATTTTAACAAAAGCAGGAAAAGCAAAAGGTGCCAAAATCACGTCCATGGTACTACGTTTGTTCTACATATTAATCGTGGTAACAGGCTTGCAGCTTGGCTGGGGCTGGCTCTCAAATGGCCAATATATTTTGAAGATGGTGCTTGGGATTGTTGTTATCGGATTAATGGAAATGATAGCAGTCCGCACAAGAAAAGGCAAATCAACCAAGGTTGTTTGGGTCCTTTTTGTATTGGCGCTTGCTTACATTCTGCATTTAGGATTTAGCTTGCCAATGAGCATCTAAAAAAAATGCCTGGTATCTGATTGAAAACAGACACCAGGCATTTTTTATTCCGCTTTACGATGCTCCAAGTTCGTATATAAATATCGTTTTCCTGTTTGCAACGTGTACTCAAATCTATCTGTTAAATTGCTTCCTCGGATGAAGTGGTGCTGTACAGAACAAATGTACGTATCGTTGTCGAAAACAAGAAAATTTACTCCATTAGGCTCATCATCAGAATCCATAAACTGCATCGTATTGTGGCAATAGATACAATCATATAACGAAAAATCCGATTTGTTTAAAAGATTGGTAAAATTAGTAAAAGCGTCTTCTGATAATTCCTCTAGCATTTCCATATAAGGTTGAGGCAGACGTTTCCTAACACGAACTGCGTCTCCATTACTGAGTTCATAAAGGTGATTTGTATGTAAAATCACTTGCCCTGTTTCTAAAAGTACGCCTAATACCCACTCATTATTAAGAAGGATTTCAATTCCATCTTCTGTAATTTCCTCTAATAAAAAGGCCTCATCGTCTTCTGCTTCAAAGAATATCCACTGATCATTGATATTTTCTACCGTTCCGCAAGTATAGGATCTTTTTTGTTCATAAATAATACGTTTTCGTTTTTGAAGATTCACAAGAGTTATCCTCCAATAGGTGCAGTTTTGTTCGTTAGAATATCACTGTGTTTGCCATTCTTCCCTTGTTCCCCTTTTTCATACTATACCCACAATTTTTACGATTATAAAATTTAACTGTAAGAAAAACGGACCTTTAAAATCTGAGGATAGTTAATTGAAATTCATGGTATAAGCACTCCTGGCATAGTATAAAGCAGTCGTATTATGCTAGAAAACAGAGGAGTGAAAGAACAATATGTGCGGTATTACAGGGTGGATCGATTGGAGAAAAAACATTAGAGGAAACAAAGATATGGTCAAAAAAATGGCGGAAACCTTATCGTTTCGCGGGCCTGATGATACAAATATTTGGATGGAAAATCATGTCGGTTTCGGACATAAACGTCTTGCAGTGGTTGACATAGAAGGTGGTAAGCAACCAATGTCTCGGGTAAAAGCTGAAAAAGAGTTTACTATCTGCTATAACGGAGAGCTTTATAATACAGAAGACATAAGAAAAGTGCTGTTAGGTAAAGGATATCAATTTAGAGGTCATTCCGATACAGAAGTCTTATTAACAGCGTACATGGAATGGAAGGAAAATTGTGTGCATCATCTTAATGGAATCTTTGCCTTTGCCATTTGGGACGATGAACGCCAACAGCTTTTTGTTGCAAGAGACCGATTAGGAGTGAAGCCGTTTTTTTATTATGAAAAGGATGGAAGTCTTGTATTTGGCTCAGAGTTAAAGGCGATACTTGCTCACCCGGAAGTGAGTAGCACAGTAGGCTATGATGGGCTAGCAGAGATTTTTGGATTAGGACCTTCACGTTCTCCTGGTCATGGCTTGTTCCATGGAATAAAGGAATTACGTCCAGCCCACACACTTATCTATTCCAAAAACAATGGATTAAAGATAGAGCGGTATTGGAATGTCGAAAGTAAAGTCCATACAGATAGCTTTGATGAGACCGTGGAAAAGGTACGCACCCTTTTTACCGATGCGGTTACAAGACAGCTTGTGTCGGATGTTCCCGTGTGCACTTTTCTATCAGGCGGACTTGATTCAAGTGCCATTACTGCGATTGCAGCTAATGCATTTAAAAATGAAGGGAAACCACCGTTAACAACGTATTCCATAGATTATGAAGAGAATGAGCTTTATTTTAAAGCCAATGAATTTCAGCCAAATTCAGATGAAAAATGGATTAGAAAAATGACAGAAACCTTTGGAACCGTTCATCATCGCTCTGTTATTTCGCAAACCAATCTCGCAGCCTACTTAAAGGAAGCGGTGCTTGTGCGCGACCAACCCGGCATGGCGGACATAGATTCTTCGCTGTTATGGTTTTGCCGTGAAATAAAGCAAAACTTCGTTGTTGGCTTATCTGGGGAGTGTGCCGATGAAATATTCGGAGGATACCCTTGGTTTCATCGGAAGGAAGACCTTGAGGCGGCTAATTTTCCATGGATGCGCTCCACAAAGGCAAGAATGGAGCTGCTTCGTCCAGAATGGCGGAAAAAGTTGAATTTGGAGGAGTATATCTCCACAAAATATCAAGAAACAGTGGAAGAAACTCCTGTGCTTGATGGAGAAAGCCCACTAGAAGCGAGAAGAAGAGAATTATTCTATCTTAATATGATTTGGTTTATGACGACGCTGCTTGATCGAAAAGACAGGATGAGCATGGGAGCAAGTCTTGAGGTGCGTGTTCCATTTGCAGATCACCGCCTAGTAGAGTATGTCTGGAACATTCCTTGGGAGATGAAAATGTATAAAAATAGAGAAAAAGGGTTGCTTCGAAAAGCACTGGAAGGAATACTGCCAGATGAAGTGTTGTACCGGAAAAAGAGTCCTTATCCGAAAACACATCACCCAGTCTACACAAAGATTGTCAAAGGCTGGCTCGGGGAAATCCTGCAAGATAAGAATAGTCCGCTGCATGAATTTTTGGATAAAAAGCAACTGGAGGGGATTGTGGCATCAGAAGGGAAAGCTTTTCAGGTTCCATGGTTTGGTCAGTTAATGACGGGGCCTCAGCTTTTAGCCCATCTTGCACAAATTCATGTATGGTTTACACATTATGGAGTAACAATTAAAGAATAGGGTGGTTGTTTTAAAGACTCCTTTTGATAAGGAGTTTTTTATTTGTTTTAAAAAAGCTCTTTTCTAAAAGATTGTTGCTATTAACTTGAAAAAAGTCGGCTTTAAGGCTTTTTTCAATCTTTATTCGAAGAAAAATTGCCACATGTTTAAATATACTTACACGAAAAGAGCACGACAGCAACGTTGAGTACGCTTGTCTTATCTATTCGCAGTAGCAACAAAGTTTACAAAAACAACCTTTAAAAAAGAGTGTTTAGAATTGTAACCGAAAAAGTTATTTTGTATAATATTTGTATAATAAATGTTTAATAGGAAGAAGAAGTGAGGTGTGTGCGATTTTGGACAAGAAGAAAGTAATTATCATTGGGGCAGGGCCAGGCGGTTTAGCGGCGGGAATGCTACTTGCGTCAAAAGGCTATGAAATTACGGTACTGGAAAAGCAAGAGTATGTAGGAGGTCGAAATTCTGCCATCAAATTAGGCGATTATACCTTTGATATGGGACCAACATTTTTAAGTATGCCGCACATTGCAGAAGAAATATTTGCAGAATGTGAACGGAATTTACATGATTACCTTGACCTAAAAGAATTAGAGGATATGTATGAACTCATTTTTCCAGATAAATCAATGATGGTTTCACGAAATCCTGAAAAAATGAGAGATTCCATAGAAGCCCACTTCCCAGGAGAGGGGAGAGGGTACGATCGTTTTATGACAGAAACAAAAAGCCGCATGGATGCTTTGACGCCGATACTACAAGGCAAGATGGACCGTTTTTATCACTATTTTCAGTGGAAAGTACTAAAGGCGCTACCTTACTTGAGCTTTGGCAGCAGTCTATATGATCAGCTAAGTAAATATTTTCAACATGAACAGCTCAAACTAGCATTTACCTTTCAATCAAAATATTTAGGAATGTCTCCATGGGAATGTCCTGGTGCATTTTCCATTCTTTCGTGGATGGAGCATGAGTATGGCATCTATCATCCGATAGGCGGAGTGAATAAACTTTCAGAGGCGATGGCAAAGGTAATAGAAGAATATGGGGGGGCAGTTAAACTAAACACCCCTGTAAAGAAGCTGTTGTTGAAAGGGCGAGCAGTACAAGGTGTTGAACTAGCGGACGGAACAAAAGTTAAAGCAGACGAAGTTGTCGTTAATGGGGATTTCGCACATGTTATGACCAGTTTGGTGGATGAAGGAATTCTTCAAAAATATAGCAATAAAAAACTAGCAAAAAAGAAATATTCCTGTTCTACTTTTATGATCTATCTTGGTTTAAATAAACAGTATAACCTCCCACATCATACGATCATTTTTGCAGATGACTATAAAAAGAATGTTGAAGAAATAACAGTTTCCAAAAAACTCTCAAAAGACCCATCCATTTATATTCAAAATGCATCTGTAACAGATCCAACACTTGCACCAGATGGGAAATCCGCACTCTATATTCTAGCACCAGTTCCGAACAATTTTAGCCAAATTGACTGGGAAACCCATAAGGAATCCTTTAGGGATCTCGTATTTGATACATTAGAAAAAAAGAGTGGATTTAAAAATTTACGAGCGCATATTGAAGAGGAGAGAATTCTTACTCCAAATGATTGGGAAAAGGAAGTGCTTGTCTATAAAGGTGCGACGTTTAATCTTGGTCACCAACTATCTCAGATGATGGTGCTCAGGCCACATAACCAATTTGAAGAACTGAAAAACTGTTGGCTTGTTGGTGGGGGCACCCACCCTGGAAGCGGCCTCCCTACAATTTTGGAGTCAGCTAGAATCTCCACTAGATTATTAGAGGAGAAGCATGCCATTTCCAGTAGTAATCCGTTCCTTTCCCAAAAATCGACAAGAATGGAGAAGGTGCAATGACGAAGAAAAAAATTGCAATTGCTGGAGCTGGTATCGGAGGAATGGTCACGGCCCTTCTTTTACAAAAGCAAGGCTTTGATGTTTCAATTTTTGAAAAAGAAAAAAAAGCAGGAGGAAGACTATCTTTTATCGAAAGAGATGGATATAGAATTGACGAGGGACCTACCATCGTCCTGCTGCCTCACCTATTAAAAGAAGTAATGGAAGAAGCGGGAGTGGATGAGCGTGCTTGGAGTCTAAAAGCGCTTGAGACCTTATACTCTATTACATTTAAGGATGGAAAAACGTATACAAAGTTTAAGGATAAGGATGAGCAGCTACGAGAACTCTCCCGACAGTTTCCTGGAGAAGAAGCAAGTTTTGAAAGATACATGAAGGAGATGCACGAGCGTTTTGAGATTGGCAATGCCGCTTTTTTGCAAAAATCCTTTGTACGTGGAAAAGACTTTTGGACCTTCCAAAACATGAAGTCGCTGATGAAGCTAAAGGCGTATCAATCCACCAAAAAACTTACAAGTACTTTCTTTAAGAACAAGCAGCTACAAGAAGCTTACTCGTTACAAACCTTGTATATTGGGGGAAATCCACACACTGCTCCTGCGATGTACAGCCTAATTCCTTTTAGTGAGCATGAACATGGAATCTATTATGTGGAAGGTGGCTATGCGTCACTTGTTAGCGTGTTAGAGGAGGAACTTGCAAAACGAGACATTCCCATTTACTTGAGTGCTAGAGTAGAGAAAGTTGCTGAAGAGAATGGTAAAGTAGTTTCAATAAAAGTAAATGGGGAGAACATTCAAGTTGATGCACTTGTCTGGAATGGAGACTATCCCCAAGCTGCCAACATGCTAGGTGATAAAAAAAGATATAAACCGTCTTCTGGCTGCTTACTGTTTTACTTTGGGATCGATGGAATTTATGAAAACAAAAACGTTCATCAGTTTTTTATGGGGGAAAACTTTGAAAAGCATATGCGAGAGATTTTCGAAGAGAAAAAGGTGCCTACAGACCCATCCTTCTATACGTTTAATCCTTCAGGAATGGATTCCACACTTGCTCCAAACGGTAAAAGTGTTCTTTATACTCTTGTACCTGTTCCCTCCGGTGACCATATCAATTGGCAAGAGGAAACCGCCTTCATAAACAAAATGGTAGATGAAATAGAGAGCAGAGCATTCCCTGAGTTAAAGAAGCGGATGGAATGGCTGGAAGTCAAAACGCCAAATGATGCCGGGGAGAAAGGATTATTTATGGGGGGAAGCTTTGGACTGGCACCTGAATTACTTCAATCAGGTGTGTTCCGCCCCCAAGTGAAGCCAACAAAGCTTGCAAATCTTTATGCAACTGGTGCATCTATTCACCCTGGTGGAGGAATTCCCATTGTTTTACAAAGTGCCAGACATGCTGCTCACCAAATCGTAAAAGATTTTGCCCACCATTCATTTACAAAGGATGTGAATCAGAATGAGCGACTTAAAGAAAGCATATCTTCATTGTGAATCCATTATTAAGAAGCATTCAAAAACATTTTATAAGGCGTTTATGCTATTGCCAACAGAGAAAAAGCATGCTGTATGGGCAGTGTACGCCTTTTGCCGCCAGGTAGACGATATTGTCGATGAAGGGAAGAACCCGAAAGAAGAGCTACAGGCATTTAAACATGACTTTGCTGCTTTCCTACAGGGGCGAACTCCTTCACTTGATCCGATGTGGTTAGCGTTGCAGGACGTTTTTAAAACCTATGAAATGGATGTTCAAGCTTTTCATGATATGATTACAGGTCAAGAAATGGATTTGTATAAAAAGCACTACTATACAGAACAGGAGGTATTGGAATATTCCTATTATGTTGCCAGTTCTGTTGGGCTTATGTTGCTTCCAATCCTTGCACCAAAAAATAAAGAAGCGTTAAGGCATGATGCTATTGCTCTCGGTCAGGCCATGCAAATTACCAATATACTGAGGGATATTGGAGAAGACTTGGAGCGAGGCAGAATTTATATGCCGATTCAAAAGCTTGAAGAAGCGGGCTATTCTGTACAAGATTTATCCTCACATGTAATCAATAAAAACTTTATTGCAACCTGGGAGGAGATGGCCAGAAAAGCAGAGGAGCTGTATGAACAAGCGCTAGGTTCCATCCATCTATACCCCCTTCATTCAAGAACACCTTTAAAAGGTGCGGCTTATCTTTATCGAGCCATTTTGAATTCCATTAGAAAAAAGGGCTATGCAGTATTTAAAACAAAGCACTTTGTTACAAATGAGGAAAAACAGGAAATCATAGCGAAAATTATGTAGGAAAAAAACCACAGGAACCTAGCAAGTAGGGAACCTGTGGCTTTTAGTTTCCACGGATAATGGCATGTGCAACGTTTAATCCTGACAGAGTCACTAATGGTGATCCGCCACCTGGATGTGTTGAACCACCGACAAAATAAAGATTACCAATATCAGCCGCCTTATTACTTGGACGAAAAAAAGCGTCTCTTTTTTTGTTAGAGGCTAGGCCATAAAGTGATCCCCGGAATGCTCCGAACGTATCCTGAATCATGGAAGGGGAGATTATCTTTTCTGCTAAAACATTCCCCTGAATGCTTAGGCCCCTTTTATCTAATGTTTCATAGATAATATTTTTATAATCTGATTCTGATTTTACATTCTGTTCATTTATTCCCGGAGCGTTTGCTAGAATGAAAAGATTATCACCATTAGGGCTTTTAGCTTGATCTGTGTATGAAGAATTACAAAGATAGATAGTAGGATCATTTGGATATTTTCTTTCTTCAAATAAATGTTGAAATTCATTTTGATAGTTATCTGAAAAATAAACCGTATGATGCAATAACTCTGAATAGCGCACCTTTGTTTCAGCAAGCAGAACAAAAGCTGAAATGGAAGGTTCAAAAGCGGCTGCTTTAGGATTGCTAAAATGCGGTCGATCTACTTCTCTTACCAGTTCTGGATATGCTGATAACAAATCGGCGTTCATAATGACCATATCTGTTTCATATCGTTCTCCTGTAACTGCTGTAACCGAGATGGCTTGTTTATTTTTCACTTCAATACTAGCAATTTTACAGTTTGTCTTTAGGTTAACTCCAAGCTTCCTAGCAGCTTTCTTAAAGCCTGCTGCTATGTTAATATTCCCTCCTTTTGTATAATACACACCATCTACTAATTCTAAATATGCAATAAGAGCAAAGGTGGCAGGAGAGGCATATGGCGAAGAGCCGATATACGTTGCATAGCGGTCTAACGCCTGAACAACAAAGGGATTTTTGAAATACTTTTTATGAAAACGATGAAGTGACTGAAGTGGCCGAA
Proteins encoded:
- a CDS encoding NAD(P)/FAD-dependent oxidoreductase produces the protein MKKVAIIGGGLGGLSAAITLSANNYDVTLFEKNGHLGGKLMEVKVGDASFDFGPNTITMPDVFREVVSQTGDSPDDYFDFIKLSTHTRNIAKDGTIFDFTTDKEKMIEQLHSLDSEGAKNYPAFIEEVTRLYQLGEKHFFRKAFTSTRDYLSPSLGISFSKVRPLQSLHRFHKKYFKNPFVVQALDRYATYIGSSPYASPATFALIAYLELVDGVYYTKGGNINIAAGFKKAARKLGVNLKTNCKIASIEVKNKQAISVTAVTGERYETDMVIMNADLLSAYPELVREVDRPHFSNPKAAAFEPSISAFVLLAETKVRYSELLHHTVYFSDNYQNEFQHLFEERKYPNDPTIYLCNSSYTDQAKSPNGDNLFILANAPGINEQNVKSESDYKNIIYETLDKRGLSIQGNVLAEKIISPSMIQDTFGAFRGSLYGLASNKKRDAFFRPSNKAADIGNLYFVGGSTHPGGGSPLVTLSGLNVAHAIIRGN
- a CDS encoding NAD(P)/FAD-dependent oxidoreductase, translating into MTKKKIAIAGAGIGGMVTALLLQKQGFDVSIFEKEKKAGGRLSFIERDGYRIDEGPTIVLLPHLLKEVMEEAGVDERAWSLKALETLYSITFKDGKTYTKFKDKDEQLRELSRQFPGEEASFERYMKEMHERFEIGNAAFLQKSFVRGKDFWTFQNMKSLMKLKAYQSTKKLTSTFFKNKQLQEAYSLQTLYIGGNPHTAPAMYSLIPFSEHEHGIYYVEGGYASLVSVLEEELAKRDIPIYLSARVEKVAEENGKVVSIKVNGENIQVDALVWNGDYPQAANMLGDKKRYKPSSGCLLFYFGIDGIYENKNVHQFFMGENFEKHMREIFEEKKVPTDPSFYTFNPSGMDSTLAPNGKSVLYTLVPVPSGDHINWQEETAFINKMVDEIESRAFPELKKRMEWLEVKTPNDAGEKGLFMGGSFGLAPELLQSGVFRPQVKPTKLANLYATGASIHPGGGIPIVLQSARHAAHQIVKDFAHHSFTKDVNQNERLKESISSL
- a CDS encoding ornithine--oxo-acid transaminase, with product MTTKTHDIISMTEKYGANNYHPLPIVISKAEGVWVEDPEGNKYMDMLSAYSAVNQGHRHPKIIQALKDQADKITLTSRAFHNDQLGPWYEKMAQLTKKDMVLPMNTGAEAVETAVKTVRRWAYDVKGVPVNQAEIIVCEDNFHGRTMTAVSMSSSEEYQQGFGPMLPGIKVIPYGSIEALKGAITPNTAAFIFEPIQGEAGINIPEEGFLSEAYDVCKANNVLYVADEIQAGLGRSGKLFACDWENVEPDMYILGKALGGGVFPISCVAANKDILGVFNPGSHGSTFGGNPLACAVSIAALDVIKEEKLVERSHELGEYMMGELRTIDNPIIKEVRGRGLFIGVELTEAARPYCEKLKEEGLLCKETHETVIRFAPPLVISQEDLDWAIEKVKKVLSV
- the asnB gene encoding asparagine synthase (glutamine-hydrolyzing) codes for the protein MCGITGWIDWRKNIRGNKDMVKKMAETLSFRGPDDTNIWMENHVGFGHKRLAVVDIEGGKQPMSRVKAEKEFTICYNGELYNTEDIRKVLLGKGYQFRGHSDTEVLLTAYMEWKENCVHHLNGIFAFAIWDDERQQLFVARDRLGVKPFFYYEKDGSLVFGSELKAILAHPEVSSTVGYDGLAEIFGLGPSRSPGHGLFHGIKELRPAHTLIYSKNNGLKIERYWNVESKVHTDSFDETVEKVRTLFTDAVTRQLVSDVPVCTFLSGGLDSSAITAIAANAFKNEGKPPLTTYSIDYEENELYFKANEFQPNSDEKWIRKMTETFGTVHHRSVISQTNLAAYLKEAVLVRDQPGMADIDSSLLWFCREIKQNFVVGLSGECADEIFGGYPWFHRKEDLEAANFPWMRSTKARMELLRPEWRKKLNLEEYISTKYQETVEETPVLDGESPLEARRRELFYLNMIWFMTTLLDRKDRMSMGASLEVRVPFADHRLVEYVWNIPWEMKMYKNREKGLLRKALEGILPDEVLYRKKSPYPKTHHPVYTKIVKGWLGEILQDKNSPLHEFLDKKQLEGIVASEGKAFQVPWFGQLMTGPQLLAHLAQIHVWFTHYGVTIKE
- a CDS encoding NAD(P)/FAD-dependent oxidoreductase, which codes for MLLASKGYEITVLEKQEYVGGRNSAIKLGDYTFDMGPTFLSMPHIAEEIFAECERNLHDYLDLKELEDMYELIFPDKSMMVSRNPEKMRDSIEAHFPGEGRGYDRFMTETKSRMDALTPILQGKMDRFYHYFQWKVLKALPYLSFGSSLYDQLSKYFQHEQLKLAFTFQSKYLGMSPWECPGAFSILSWMEHEYGIYHPIGGVNKLSEAMAKVIEEYGGAVKLNTPVKKLLLKGRAVQGVELADGTKVKADEVVVNGDFAHVMTSLVDEGILQKYSNKKLAKKKYSCSTFMIYLGLNKQYNLPHHTIIFADDYKKNVEEITVSKKLSKDPSIYIQNASVTDPTLAPDGKSALYILAPVPNNFSQIDWETHKESFRDLVFDTLEKKSGFKNLRAHIEEERILTPNDWEKEVLVYKGATFNLGHQLSQMMVLRPHNQFEELKNCWLVGGGTHPGSGLPTILESARISTRLLEEKHAISSSNPFLSQKSTRMEKVQ
- a CDS encoding phytoene/squalene synthase family protein; its protein translation is MSDLKKAYLHCESIIKKHSKTFYKAFMLLPTEKKHAVWAVYAFCRQVDDIVDEGKNPKEELQAFKHDFAAFLQGRTPSLDPMWLALQDVFKTYEMDVQAFHDMITGQEMDLYKKHYYTEQEVLEYSYYVASSVGLMLLPILAPKNKEALRHDAIALGQAMQITNILRDIGEDLERGRIYMPIQKLEEAGYSVQDLSSHVINKNFIATWEEMARKAEELYEQALGSIHLYPLHSRTPLKGAAYLYRAILNSIRKKGYAVFKTKHFVTNEEKQEIIAKIM
- a CDS encoding DUF2777 family protein; its protein translation is MNLQKRKRIIYEQKRSYTCGTVENINDQWIFFEAEDDEAFLLEEITEDGIEILLNNEWVLGVLLETGQVILHTNHLYELSNGDAVRVRKRLPQPYMEMLEELSEDAFTNFTNLLNKSDFSLYDCIYCHNTMQFMDSDDEPNGVNFLVFDNDTYICSVQHHFIRGSNLTDRFEYTLQTGKRYLYTNLEHRKAE
- a CDS encoding YisL family protein, with protein sequence MTHAHISTWAVALILFVVVLILTKAGKAKGAKITSMVLRLFYILIVVTGLQLGWGWLSNGQYILKMVLGIVVIGLMEMIAVRTRKGKSTKVVWVLFVLALAYILHLGFSLPMSI